TGACAATAAGGTAgagaataataatttaatatgtttgactaaattattatttaataacttttaattattaattttatatgttCAAAAAATTAGATAACTAAAATACTAAAACACTACACATCATTGTTAGTAGATTgtcattttcaaaaaaaaaaaagagataaataatagttttaaattttttaaaaatgaccATTTTATAATTTGTGTAATAAAGTTGTTCAAACATACAAAAAGAATCgagaaaaattaaattatcatttgtCAAACATTTAGACTGATTTCTATTAGAGAATTGACTCTGTTCTAGTTGATTTTTGAAAGCGTGGGTTTAGTTCCGAATTCCATAACGTTGTGTGGGTTGGTCACCGCAAAATAGGGAATGGTCACGGGGCCAGGGCGCCATTATTAATGGAAACAATAAAAACGAAAACGGAAACAAAAAAGTGTAAACGCAACGCAAGGTATAAAATGACATTGACACACACCATCCCCCCCTCTCTTCCCCACACACCTCACTCGCTCCTAATTTTAATCCAAAATCCAAATCCAAATCCAAATCCCTCTAATCTCACCCCTCCTTAACTTTTTGAAATTTTGCTTTTTTTCCTCAACATTATCGAATCAAAATCAATATTTagcaaaaaatacaaaatgaataaaaccaaagaaaagtACGAAACGGAATTTTTCACAAATCTGTGGCTGAGCCGTCACCTCACCGCAACTCAAGTCGGCAATTACAACTACGCGCTCCGCTCGTCATCTCCATTCTCCATTTTCAATAACAAAACCAACCCACCTTCCCATAATTACATTAAAATATCTCCCAAATATTAAATTCCAACCTCGCATTTATCATCCCATACTACTTTACTCAATTTACTTTTTTACAAAAAAGTCAAATACAAGTTCTGTTTCATTAATAAcgaaaaataattatattaaaaaataaattacaaaaattaacaTCTAGCTACAGATGTTACACTCTCTTGATGGAAATTTTATATGCTCGtcagtattttttatttaaaaaaataattgggAAAGTGGAAAGAAAAAAGGTTGTAAGGTAGTGTGTAGTTGTATGGGTCAAGCCGAgccgatccgatccgatgacGCCAGCGAGTCACGGTTCCCCCAACAACACGCGCCCTTCCCCGGCGACCGTACCGTATTATCCCTCCCACCCCATTCGCCTTTCTTTTTCGTTCCgccgctctctctctctctctttctctctctctctaacctattttctttcctctttcccTCTTTCTATCTCTATCCTCCCCTAACCCTAAATAATTTCACGCAACCCTAAATCCACCGTTTTCCGATGCCGGATTTCAATGATTCCGCTGTCCCTACTCCGCCACCCAACCCCCGTCCCATGCCCGTCCGCGAGGACTGCTGGACCGAGGAGGCATCTGCCACTCTCGTCGACGCCTGGGGCCGCCGCTACCTTGAGCTCAACCGCGGCAATCTTCGTCAGAAGGATTGGCAGGACGTTGCCGACACCGTCAACGCCCTCCATGGCCACACCAAGAAGACTCACCGAACCGATGTCCAGTGTAAGAACCGAATCGACACGATTAAGAAGAAATACAAGGTCGAGAAGGCTAGGGTTACGGCCTCCAACGGTACCGTTTCGTCCTCCTGGCCCTTCTTCGAGAAATTGGACGCGTTGATTGGCCCTAACTTCAACGCAAAGAAGAATTCCTCTTCGCCGTCCCCGTCTCCTCCAGTGGCTCTCCCGTTGTTGCCGTATCGGAAGGCCTCTGTGCCGGCTGTTTCTCCCGTTACTGCTGTGCCGCCAGCCGCCGTGGCGCTGCCGCAGAAGCGGTCGGCGGCGGCAGCGATGGACGATGGGTACTTCAGGAGGAATTATTCGGCGATGGCAGCCGCTGCGGCTGCCGCTGAGGCCGATGAGCAGTATGAGGacgaagaggaagaggaagaggaagatgaggaggaagaagaggaggatgGGAGGGGGAGCGAGGTGGAGGAAGGGGAGAGGGATAGAGAGGGGATGAGGAGGTTGGCCAAGGCAATAGAGAGGTTTGGGGAAGTGTATGAGAGAGTGGAAGCACAGAAGCTGAAGCAGATGGTGGATTTGGAGAAGCAGAGGATGCAGTTCGCCAAGGATCTTGAGGTGCAGAGGATGCAGATGTTTATGGACACGCAGGTTCAGTTGGAGAGGATTAAGCGCGGGAAGAGATCCGGGTCTAATGGTAAGATGAAAATTTGGAAGCCTTTCTTGTTTCTCCCCCTTAGGATTGTGATTGATGGTTTTTCCCCCTTACTTTCCCTTTTTGAAGCTTGATTTGATTAAATGCAAATGActttttagtgtatttttttattcagtGAATCAATGGTAAGTTTTGATTGTGCATTAGATAGGATACTTAGTGGCTTGCAAGGGGATTCCTCAATGAATTGTTTGTTTGGTGGGGAGGAAACTATTTGTGTGTTGGTTTTGGACTTTAGGAAAGCAATGAATGGTGTGAATTAGTTGTTTCATTTGCTTCTGCAATTAATATAGTAGCAAGTGGTGCACTTTAGTACTTTGTGATGGAGAGTTGTTCATAGTTTATGATAGATTTTTCGATTTAAATGTGTTTCCATAAAAAAAATAGGGTCACTCTTTAAAGTTTTTGAGGGTTCTGCAGATGGCTATGTATTGTGCTTATGCTTTTTAAGCATTGGCAACCACAAAGTGAAGGCTTTTGGTTTAATTTACTTATAGCCATATAAGTGAAAGTGTGATTAGTGAGTAATTGTCTCATGCAGCTTTTACGTCTAGTATTTTTGTTTCTGAGGCATCATTTCTTTGATTTGTTGTTAATTTTATATAAGTTGTTAGAAAGCTTAAAATTTTTGCCTTTGCTTATATGGTGATGACTAGTTACTTGGGCAGTTGGACTTTTAGGATGGTTTCATCCAAAGAAAACTACTGCTAAGTGCGTGGATATCTGTTGTAATGTGGTGACTTTGACCATTTTTAGTTGTCGTCCGTCTTACAGTTGCTTGTCCTGAACCTGTTTGATCCTGTCAGCTAGTCCAGTTTTCCTATACTATATTCATCATTAGGTGAAATCTACTATATTTAAATCATCTCTTTTGTCTCCTCAAACTTTCTGGCATTCCTGAATGTATTTGAGGCATCTGATAACATGAATCTCATTTATGTGGAAAGGATGATCTGTTTTGCAGTTGCTTGTAACTCGTAAGTTCATCAACTTTattgtttgtgtgttttctttaTCCTCTGTCTTATGACAGATTGGCAGTGACACAGAACAAAACAATTTGTCTAATTTTGATGTTTGGATTCTGCATCCTTATGCCACAATAACACAATATGAGTGATTCATTACTCCCCCATTgtttttttgagtttttgatGTCTTGTAATGTCATGTCTGTTTGAATGCTCTAGTGGAAAATTTTGGGTGTCTTTTATCTCagatttttccttttcttccccATCTCTTGAGGACATGCATTTGGAAGTTGAATTCAGTTAGATTGGTTTGGTTATATATTCTTTTTTCCCAGTTATTTTACATAATTGAGGTTTGATTATACCCTTATACTTCAAATCACAATCTATTCTAAAAAATTGTTTGATCGACAGCAAAAATTATGGATAGTTTACACATTTTATGTTATTCCAAGGAGACTATTTGATCAATATGCAATTTGGGAACTGAAAGGGCAGTGAAACAGTTCTTTTGAAGTTTGGAATGATAATATTCAGAAACTGCAAAACATTGAGGAAAACGATATGTAGGATATTAAATTTATCAGTTGAATGACCTTTGCTAGTCTTTTTTCCTCTTTGTAATGTGctattctttttatttgtttgtttccgTTCCAGGCCAATGCTGTTACTTTTTTAGAAGTCATGTTTGAGAAAATTCTAGTTAGACATTCTAGTTTGGTTGTGCACCTAATTTGTTTTGATGTGTGGTATTCTTAGCTACACATTTGTGTTGGTCATCACTCATGAGGTCAATAACTAAATTCATCAAGTGAGAAATTTCATAAAGTGTATCTGGGATAACTAGTTACAATTTACGACTGTTGCACAATTCTATTCTTGGTTAGGTAGCATTTGTGAAGATCTCCTTTAAAATGGACTGAAATCTCGGTGAAATTTCTGACTGTTGTACAATTCATACACTAGCTTGAGAtaaatatctttaaagatgGTATGATATTTGATTCTAAATGATTGCTTAAATATCATCCAACTGCTGAAGATAAATcattgttgcatgtagaacaaAAAAATCTAGTTTTAACTTTGTAAGTTGGTAGTTTCTTGAGGAAAATAATATGTCTTGTCCTTTGAGGCTTTGACTTGAAGCATTCTATGTTTGTTTGTCATAATAGGCAGCGTTATTGCTCTGATAATTAGTGAAATAATACAAGGAGAATCGTTGTGTGTTGTTTTGGTTCAAGCAGATAGTCCTGCAGAAAAGGTAGGATGTTTGAACATGGGGTTGTATTGAAAGGATCTATGGTATTTACTTGGTTGATGATTGCTTCTATTGAACCTAACTTAATGTCTCGTGTTTGTTGTGAGTTGTTTTGACAAGCTTGCTTTGTTACTGCAGATATGTATAGCTAGCCAGGTGAGCGTTGGGTTGATAATGTTGCAGCTTGGAAGGTCATACAGAGTTATGACCATTGCAAAGTACATATCTTTAGCTGATACTGTCATGAGAAATCTCCAATAGAAATTTGTCCTGGAGTAATTTTGGATTCTTTTAGTTAgcctttattttattattagcCCTTATAAGTTAATTCAGCAACTGTACTAGGCCTCATTTGGGCTCTGATATAGAATTTGATCTAATGTATAACACTTCTATCTCTCcactcttttcttttccttcatttcattcttttctctttttggtgcttttctcatttcccttttatACTTATTTGTCTGTCATTTCAGTTATATATCTGCCAAGTCTACGATAAAATGCTGGAATGGCTGCCTAATAAAGACGTGTCGAATCCGAGTTTAACGAAGTTAACTAACACTaaagactatatatatatagatatcaaAATGAAAATTTACATATTTTGCCGATAAAAAGTGTAGCTGGAAGGGAGTGGAGATGATTTTCCAAATAACAGAatatattcttaaaaatttgtaattatttGCACATGTTATTCACAGCTTATTCCTAGTAAAACACGAAGAATGTCGTTTCTTTGCTTCTCGTGAAATATAAAGGGACGGCTTGAACAATACATAATTGTTGTGTAAATAGTAAATACTTAATTAAAGGTCTTATTTTGGATGTAGCCTTCGTCAAGTATCATCACATCTTCAAGTGTAAACTAAAACTATGTCACATAAGACTTGGGCACTCATCTTCAAGTGTAAACTAAAACTATGTCACATAACACATGTCGATTCGACTATTCGACTATAGGCCTATCTAATTACATATGTATTATCCATACTAATCCTTGTCTACGAATTTACATTTATATCTAAATATGTATATCATACTGTATATACAAATAACACTGGCAGCTCTATTATATTAAAGAGATAATACACATGTATACTTAATTAGCTAATTCAAAAAATAGAGATAAAATGTGTTTTTGTcggtaaaaatattattaaaatatatatcttttaaaattacgTCAATTTTGTTTAGACTTTATAGATTATGACACAAAAGATTTATAGAATTGAATTTGTTCTGGCAAGGATAATCTTTCCGTAGTATATGTCAGTCGGCTAAGGATTCAATGGTCCCAATAAATGGTCCCAtaacaaaacatattttttaagtttttttaataaCTGTTAAATAgtctttttctaattttaattacaaattaatcccatatattttatttaattataaaaattaatttttattttataaattattatcttattattcatctattatgtttattaataatcaaaataaaaaatattaacgaATTAGATCTTTCATTGATCGTAATAAATTTTTTGGTTATTCCAATCGATTAAAAGTTTATATTCAGGGCTGTGAAATCGTGTTTCTTTAaaaatcaatcgattggattatcAAAACAATCAATTGAATTTCAGATTCCCATAACTCAATCGATTGTACTACAGGttatcacaaaacaatcgattgaactATGACTAAAATgtggatttttttaaaattcaatcaattgcaTATACTATTCAATCGATTAAATGTTTCAAAACAACCTGAGGTCtcacaattcaatcgattggttgtgttacccaatcgattgaaagcTTCAAAGTAATATGAATTTGCCCAATTCAATCAATTGGTTGTGTTACCTAATTGAAAGCTTTTACAATTTTTCTCTATTTCTATGCACTATAGacatattttagtttaaaaaactCATATTTTTATGATGAagtaatgtcattttcatttatTATTTCAACAACAATGCCATACAAATTTTATGTCttgtgaattatattttattttatataattaatttatataaaaaaaattctatatctttttatttatttgcattctATTTTATTCTTTCCATTTGTTCAAGATTTGACATCTTTATTGAATCTTGACTAGAAAAAAATACCATGCAATATATATCAAAGTATTTTAATAATCTGTTCATATATTGCTAAGACATATATGAAGTAtatatattacaaatttttaatcaATTCTTCCTGGATTAACAATGGAAGCCCCCTTTCCAATCCTCCATTAGAGTGATAGGACTTTTAGACTTATCATCTTCATATTTTACAGTTTTCTCGAGAGGCACACGATCCGTTATTTTATCATTGCCTCCAATATATCGAACATCTGTTTCATAGCTCCGGAGATGACACTAGCATCACTCGGCAATTCGCCATTCTGCACGATGAAGAGCACAAAAGGATAATTAGATTTCAATACAAAACATTTGAACTGACATAAAAAACAGTTAAAACAGTAAAATATTGAATATCTCCTGCACCGCAGATATACCCTGCACCACCGGTATTTCCAGTTGGGGGTGTTTGATATGAATTTCTCAAAAAGAAGGAACATTTCAAACAATGAATTCCCGGTCAAAAATAAGAACATTCATTACCAGCCAATGCATGATTTCAAAAAAGGTAAGTCAAGAGACATTATAACTACACAGGCATCGAGTAGCCTGCACGACTCTCTCATGATACATAAAGAGATTGATACACGATTCTAATGGTGGGATTAAATAATTGGTGATAGAttattaaagaaaagataagattagagtatctaaatcaaaataaagtcttaaaaattgaagatagaattttaaagttaagatagatgaataataagataataatttataaaaacgATAAGAAATTGAAAATGACGTAGTacacaattcaatcgattgggtaacacaaccaatcgattgaattgggCAAATCCATATTACTTTGATGacttcaatcgattgaattttaaaaaaccaACATTTTAGTCATCGTTCAATCAATTGGGTAATATGACCAATCGATTGATTTTTGTGAAAACCATGCTGCCTTGCaattttcaatcgattgttttcgATTGATTTTCAAATAAACACGATTTCACAGCCCTACGAACGTCACGGatcaaatataaatttttaatcgAATGGAATGACCAAAAAGTTTATTACGATCAATAGAAGATCTTATTcgttattgttttttattttgattgttaataaacataatagatgaatgataaaataataatttataaaataaaaaatagtttttatcattaaataaaatatatggggtTAATTTgcaattaaaatttgaaaataactatttaacagttgttaaaaaaacttaaaaaaatatgttttgttaTATGACCATTTAATGGTCCAAACGTTTTGGGACCATCGAATCCAGTGCCATGTCAGTATCTCACTATTCCGAAGTGTCTGATAATCCAATCCAGAATTGAAGTGTCCTCATGAGTTCGGACCCAAGTGTGGTACCTGCAAAAAGGACTTCAACGTTCAAGTCAGTAAAAAGCTCGGCCCCTTATCGTCGGCCCTCACCTTAATTTATAGTTTGGTCGAGGCTGAATTATTCGTCGGTTTGAGCTGAGATCTTCGCGGCCAACTTTAGAGTGAGATTTAGGGGAAGAAGTTTGTTAGGATAGAGttattgatttttgaattttaagtgATCGTGCCGAGGTATAATTCGGTTTCTCCGATGTATTAGGGGTACAACACAAAATTACTTTTGCAAAAAAGTTGTAAGAAAAAAAGTCTTTATCGACTAAAAATATCAGGGTCTCTGTAGATAAAAgaatcaaataataaattttttagttattattttcatgtgaaagagtttaattttttactaataattaattttagtatttattatctaaaatttgaaagaaTTCAATGTCTATACTTTTATATTTGGTTAGGTATTAAATCTGttgtataaataaaaatatttaatttttacacttgttatttaaaagtaatatattctctctctctctctctatatatatatatatatatatatatatatatatatatatatatatagtataaataaaatttaactcaaaactaattttttttaaataattgaatcttaattctaattattaattacaaCATTAATGTTCTCTGTAAAtgatatgtaataaatatttaaagagAGAGAagtgaaaatataaatttaaaattaaaaatataagtgataaaaatttaaaattaaataaaagaataaactATTATTTCTACTCAGAAAAGTTGAAAACGCTGACACATCTACCCATAAATAAAGGAAATTACCATTTGTATCTATAAAATATGAGTTTCATACAACAAAATCAtccaaacactaaaaaaatcacataaaaatcTCAAATTACCCTTATTATCATCTATATCATCTTTCTCCTCTCCACTAACCATTCCATCATCCTCATGTGCTCATCACcttaccaccaccaccaccactaacCCCAAATTGCCTTTGTCTCCGTTCTTGCAGCTTCCAGCATCAGCGTTAGCGACCACCCCTTCTTCTCTCCTTCCCTGTCTCGTTCTTGCCGACCAGAGGACCTTTGCACCAGCCCCTGCTTCGCCGTCGCCAGCAACCCTAGAGCCATAGTGTCCCCCTCTCCTCTCTTCACCGTCGACTACCCTCGGCTATCGTGGCTACCTTCTCTTTATCACCGAACCAGTGCCTCCGACGGGCCACCGCGTCAACCGCCACCACCACAGTCTCTTTTGCGAACCAAAACCGCGgcgagctctctctctctctctctttttgtttctttcgcCATTTTTCGTTTCTCTCAGAAAAAGTGAATCCAAATACATGAGACTTATGTGTTTAGTTATTCAGATTTGATCCTTTCTCTTCACTCACTTCACACCTTGGATTTGTGTTTTATTTGTCCTATTTCTGTCAGCTTTCTCCATGACACCCTTTTCACTGTTTTGTTCCCTCAAACAGCTTCACACTCAGCTAAAACTAAGATCAAATTTTGACTCCCACCCATCGTCATCCATTTCAAATCCTTCTTTGGGTTGATTTTGATTCCTCCGAAGGTACTTTTTTCGAATTAATTCATGAGGTCACTATTTTTTAATGCACTGTGTTTTAATTGAGGTGATAAAGGTTATGGTGATAATGGAGCAGCAATAATGTGATTTGTGGTAGAGAAATGGAGGTTAGATGGGAGGGTGTTTAGGCGATGTGAAGAGAGAAACGAGGGATGATGGTAGTAGTGGTAATGATAAGGATAATTTGGGGtctttagataattttttagtatttgaataattttattgtgcaaaactcatattttttgggtataaataataatttcttttttctatgGATAGATGTGTTAGTATTTTCAACTTTTTTGAGTAGAAATGATAATTtactctaaataaaaaaaaaactaaaaaagtatacgtataataatatatttttatgtgaataACCTTACGAGATTATTTTtgattatatttaattataaatttaatttattttttataagtttatttaaattataatattttattaataattttatttttgtagaaTAAAAAAGTAAGGAGGAATAGAGAATGAGATAGaaagataaagaagaagaaggagagaagaaatttgttaatttttgagaaaaatattttattttagttgtaataaaaaaatttttgtgaCATATTTTGGTTTGTTAAATTAgtaatacaaaatataaattataagttaTATATAGAGTGGAAAGAATATAAAGAAGGAGAGATAGATAAATAAGAAGATGAAAGAAAGAAAtttattagttttgaaaaaaaatattttatctcaattttaataaaaatatgtgATATAAtacattttagttattaaattagtaatataatataattatattttaattttaatattttaatttaattttaattataattaaaaaagttaCGTTGCAcattttgatttcaaatttataattaactattaataataataatctttaTAGTAATACAAATGGGGAGCTCATTTGCTGACGTGGCGCTCATACGTTGAGTCTGGAAGTTTATTTGCTTACGTGTCGTCACtagaaatttttagatttatatttataaattataaattataaattattatttgctcaggttgttattttcaaattttaagtttggttgTTTTActtatgttgttattttttaaattttaaattattttatttaagttgttatttttaaaattttatttagattttatttagattgttcttttttatattttaacactattttttaaaaatctattaattcttttttgcacaatttttaaaattttgttgattttttttaaattgcagctacataaattcttttaaagaaatttagagttttaaaaaaatttacgtTAATTATTCTTCGATTGTTACATACTAATattacaataaataaatatttacgttagtttagaatttttaaattattatttatttaagttgttatttttaaattttaaatttgggtTGTTTTACttagtttgttattttttaaattttaaattaaagtcaaccaaattttaaaaatttagttatgATGCAACTATAAAAGGATAAGTTATGAGAGATGTAAAGCACCACAATTTAAAGTACATCAATCCCTTTCTTTACATATATCCAAAATCTCCCTACTTATTCCAATGGCTGATATTCACAAAATTGCTGACATCAATCCTACAATCGACAATTTGTGTGTACGTATACAAGTGATATGGTTATGGACACTATCAAGTTATGGAAATTCTCCATTGCCATACTCAATTGAGATGGTTTGACTCGATGAAGACGCGAGTTTTCTACTAATATCCTTTTATCCATGACTCCaaggttatttatttatttaaattaaagtcTATGTACATTGAATTAGATATTAAATAAGTCTATATTTAACTTTTtcttatgttattttcttttttaagcaGGTATCGAATAAAGCTTGGTGTCATTGATGATTCTGACTGTGCATGTTATGTAGTCTTTGACAAGGAGGCAAAACAAGTTTTGGAAGAGAGCTGTGTAGAGATACTTAATCCACTCCTATTGGTAAGATCTAACTAATATTTATTTCTAAAAGCATTAGTGAAGATATTTTTATTGgtactttttatattatttattattaatatattatgtaATATCCTGCAGAAACGAGATCTATCAGATACACCTACACTTTTACTCAACCTAATTGATAAGATCTTTTTCTTCATTGTTGAAGTTTAAATATAtgatatttcatatttttcacCTTCTTATAAAGTTAAGAAGATGACTAATAATGTGGATCTCATAAATAAATTCAAGAGGCTCACCATATTCAAATTGTGAGTATATATAAGTGTACttctattaaaaattaatttattttttgctttCTTGATCATTAGTAGTATCTAAtttatacataataattaattataattttgagATGTTGACTACACCGGTGGTTTGTTTCCAATTTCAAAGACGTCCTCAATCATTGAAGGGGAGAAAGTAGAAGGTACTAAGGTATttgttcaaaaaatatttttttgtttgttttctcaAAATTAGatcttaattttattcaaaaaatattagtGAGATAAAATCA
This sequence is a window from Arachis stenosperma cultivar V10309 chromosome 10, arast.V10309.gnm1.PFL2, whole genome shotgun sequence. Protein-coding genes within it:
- the LOC130955844 gene encoding trihelix transcription factor ENAP1-like, which encodes MPDFNDSAVPTPPPNPRPMPVREDCWTEEASATLVDAWGRRYLELNRGNLRQKDWQDVADTVNALHGHTKKTHRTDVQCKNRIDTIKKKYKVEKARVTASNGTVSSSWPFFEKLDALIGPNFNAKKNSSSPSPSPPVALPLLPYRKASVPAVSPVTAVPPAAVALPQKRSAAAAMDDGYFRRNYSAMAAAAAAAEADEQYEDEEEEEEEDEEEEEEDGRGSEVEEGERDREGMRRLAKAIERFGEVYERVEAQKLKQMVDLEKQRMQFAKDLEVQRMQMFMDTQVQLERIKRGKRSGSNDMYS